The following proteins are co-located in the Solenopsis invicta isolate M01_SB chromosome 7, UNIL_Sinv_3.0, whole genome shotgun sequence genome:
- the LOC105205401 gene encoding uncharacterized protein LOC105205401 isoform X3 — MTDKKDIWKSRYYLILRTYMTISGLWPYRSLRERCIHFIPTFALCFSILIPQSMYVLIASDINEVIEGLTSALISIAFSWKVMCIMFDKNVKSCLKTIKKDWLSLKTDVERSILQRHVEYGRYLTTSYAVFMHTIQVSYILKPFLLTLLEINTTNSTKTSASKLPFHVEYGVDADQYFYPIAIHCYLAIFAHIFSTIAIDSLYCTLIQHACGMFSIIGHVLEDIGKNNNANFSLNLNKISDDDYKKTLDCLRKHLQVLQFTDLIESTFTKILFVSVNLNVICGSVTGIAVCISIYILHFIDDNEFKQRYSRNSSTFVCLRRATRSYLFTILASTVFVRLQYCSM; from the exons ATGACAGACAAGAAAGACATTTGGAAAAGTCGGTACTATCTTATCCTTAGAACTTATATGACCATATCAGGCTTATGGCCGTACCGTAGTCTTCGCGAGAGATGCATACACTTTATACCGACGTTTGCATTGTGCTTCAGTATTCTGATACCCCAG TCAATGTACGTGTTAATTGCTTCGGATATTAATGAAGTGATAGAAGGTCTAACATCAGCGTTAATCAGTATAGCATTCAGCTGGAAAGTAATGTGTATAATGTTTGACAAAAAT GTAAAGTCTTGTCTCAAAACAATAAAGAAAGATTGGTTGTCATTAAAGACAGATGTAGAAAGATCTATTCTGCAACGCCATGTCGAATACGGACGATATCTAACGACATCTTATGCAG TTTTCATGCATACGATACAAGTTTCTTACATACTGAAGCCATTCCTGCTGACGCTCTTAGAAATCAATACGACAAATTCTACTAAGACGTCTGCATCCAAATTGCCATTTCACGTCGAATACGGTGTGGACGCAGATCAATATTTCTACCCAATAGCGATTCACTGTTATCTAGCTATATTCGCTCACATATTTAGTACAATCGCGATAGACTCCTTGTATTGTACACTGATTCAGCATGCCTGTGGGATGTTCTCCATTATTGG ACACGTGCTAGAGGATATTGGTAAAAACAATAACgctaatttttctttgaatctAAACAAGATAAGTGACGATGACTACAAGAAGACATTGGATTGCTTACGTAAACACTTGCAAGTATTGCA ATTTACGGATTTAATCGAGTCTACGTTCACAAAAATACTTTTTGTCAGCGTTAATCTGAATGTGATTTGTGGAAGTGTAACCGGTATAGCGGTATGCATCAGTATATATATTCTGCATTTTATCG ATGATAATGAATTTAAACAAAGGTATTCACGAAATAGCAGCACCTTTGTCTGTTTACGTCGCGCAACTCGTTCATATCTTTTTACAATTCTGGCAAGCACAGTTTTTGTTAGATTACAGTATTGTTCCATGTGA
- the LOC105205421 gene encoding eukaryotic translation initiation factor 2-alpha kinase 1 isoform X2, translating into MSKFEKSRLASLLADFFVHSSDRALPGRHGQDGNFDTWNPRAISQSCQSAFALCGVMADAREDSKYAGCETTGSMEQTNHPWNTLETITTFDQGTSNNTNSTICVDNDIQNNGKVVPQTGHQVTQATGVLIESLLQQLCAMLEGDKDRRNKLYNDICKKLYDLQLINDTYNTAEFDVLRARYQSAFYRMLTVARAQPESENVLSIPKLFLMPRLFRYHEEFQEICFIARGGFGEVYKALHRLDGIKYAVKKIAIPVDRIEMMQQQMNEVRTLAKLKHPNIVSYNAAWIEPLPSYTSNASSTNHKSSQYHTSKYHKKNSKSSSLDIKDLFDDKYNLNPNKSKLHNKHDILFNIKVSCTTDTDIRTKKHNKIHRNTDSNINHDTISVRFEELDSSTNLMEEKIVKENIEECTEEFSSDIVSFRNSKSNENLDEAIVNTDTSNSSSCEESNREVCIYTSNKNKSFYILYIQMALCEQTLEQWLRGKISVTPEPIVKAVFQQIVCGVDYIHSQKIVHHDIKPSNIFISTTGQLQIQLGDFGLACPLQKEHHSAVGTHVYAAPEQLEGKCDPKSDIYSIGVVLVELLISIKTRMELAYIIGSLKSDEIPEALKQHKWAQLVKQLVQTNPAKRPSTSQLLQDLNHDKDATINRLKDIIVHLENDNHIKDGKIQDLLQEIALLKEKLSVK; encoded by the exons ATGTCAAAATTCGAGAAATCACGTCTCGCCTCGTTGCTCGCGGATTTTTTCGTCCACTCGTCTGATCGAGCGTTGCCTGGACGTCATGGCCAAGACGGAAAT TTCGATACGTGGAACCCCAGAGCTATCAGCCAGTCCTGTCAGTCTGCTTTCGCACTGTGCGGCGTTATGGCGGATGCGAGGGAGGACTCGAAATACGCCGGTTGCGAAACGACCGGGAGTATGGAACAAACGAACCATCCTTGGAATACCCTCGAGACCATAACCACATTCGATCAAG GAACAAGTAACAACACGAATTCGACGATTTGTGTCGATAATGACATTCAAAACAATGGGAAAGTTGTGCCACAAACGGGACATCAAGTGACTCAAGCTACTGGTGTTTTAATCGAATCACTTCTACAACAATTATGTGCTATGTTAGAAGGAGACAAAGAtcgtagaaataaattatacaatg ATATTTGTAAGAAACTATAtgatttgcaattaattaatgaCACCTACAATACTGCAGAATTTGATGTGCTGAGAGCAAGGTACCAAAGTGCTTTCTATCGCATGCTCACAGTTGCTCGTGCTCAGCCTGAAAGTGAaaatgttctatctataccgaa GCTTTTTCTAATGCCAAGATTGTTTCGTTACCATGAAGAATTTCAGGAAATTTGCTTTATTGCTCGTGGAGGGTTTGGCGAAGTTTACAAAGCGCTGCATCGTCTCGATGGTATCAAATATGCAgttaaaaaaatagcaatacCCGTTGATCGTATAGAGATGATGCAGCAGCAAATGAATGAAGTAAGGACATTGGCTAAATTAAAACATCCTAATATTGTTTCCTACAATGCAGCTTGGATTGAACCATTGCCGTCCTATACTTCGAACGCATCATCCACAAATCATAAATCATCACAATACCATACATCAAAataccataaaaaaaattcgaagtcCAGTTCGCTGGATATCAAAGACTTATTCGATGATAAATACAATCTGAATCCTAATAAAAGTAAGCTAcataataaacatgatatattatttaatattaaagtatcTTGTACAACAGATACAGATATAAGAACGAAGAAACACAATAAGATACATAGGAATACTGACAGTAACATTAATCACGACACTATTAGTGTAAGATTTGAAGAACTCGATTCATCGACTAATCTTATGGAAGAAAAAATAGTTAAGGAAAACATAGAAGAATGTACTGAAGAATTCAGTTCGGACATAGTATCTTTTCGAAATAGCAAGAGTAATGAAAATCTAGATGAAGCAATTGTAAATACAGATACTAGTAATAGTTCTTCTTGTGAAGAATCTAATCGAGAAGTTTGTATATATACTTCCAATAAA AATAAATCATTCTATATCTTATACATTCAAATGGCCTTATGTGAGCAAACACTTGAACAATGGCTGCGTGGTAAAATAAGTGTAACGCCCGAACCGATAGTTAAAGCGGTGTTTCAACAGATTGTTTGTGGAGTGGACTATATACATTCTCAAAAAATTGTACATCACGACATAAAG CCAAGCAACATATTTATTTCGACAACTGGACAACTCCAGATTCAATTAGGTGATTTTGGTTTAGCTTGTCCATTACAAAAAGAGCACCATTCCGCGGTGGGTACTCACGTATATGCAGCACCAGAACAACTAGAAGGAAAGTGTGATCCAAAG AGTGATATCTATAGTATAGGGGTTGTCCTTGTTGagcttttaatttcaataaaaactcGAATGGAGTTAGCTTATATAATTGGTTCCTTAAAATCTGACGAAATACCAGAAGCTCTCAAGCAACATAAGTGG GCACAACTAGTCAAGCAGTTAGTGCAAACGAATCCTGCCAAAAGGCCATCGACAAGTCAGCTCCTGCAGGATCTTAATCACGATAAAGATGCAACAATAAATAGATTAAAAGACATTATCGTGCatttagaaaatgataatcATATTAAAGATGGCAAAATTCAAGACCTACTACAAGAAATTGcgttattaaaagaaaagttaagtGTTAAATAA
- the LOC105205401 gene encoding odorant receptor 13a isoform X2 produces MTDKKDIWKSRYYLILRTYMTISGLWPYRSLRERCIHFIPTFALCFSILIPQSMYVLIASDINEVIEGLTSALISIAFSWKVMCIMFDKNTDVERSILQRHVEYGRYLTTSYAVFMHTIQVSYILKPFLLTLLEINTTNSTKTSASKLPFHVEYGVDADQYFYPIAIHCYLAIFAHIFSTIAIDSLYCTLIQHACGMFSIIGHVLEDIGKNNNANFSLNLNKISDDDYKKTLDCLRKHLQVLQFTDLIESTFTKILFVSVNLNVICGSVTGIAMIMNLNKGIHEIAAPLSVYVAQLVHIFLQFWQAQFLLDYSIVPCESICRANWYFTSKRCQKLFLLIMTRTVTPCRITAGKIVTLSIESFGSVLKTMMSYFTMLRSFQ; encoded by the exons ATGACAGACAAGAAAGACATTTGGAAAAGTCGGTACTATCTTATCCTTAGAACTTATATGACCATATCAGGCTTATGGCCGTACCGTAGTCTTCGCGAGAGATGCATACACTTTATACCGACGTTTGCATTGTGCTTCAGTATTCTGATACCCCAG TCAATGTACGTGTTAATTGCTTCGGATATTAATGAAGTGATAGAAGGTCTAACATCAGCGTTAATCAGTATAGCATTCAGCTGGAAAGTAATGTGTATAATGTTTGACAAAAAT ACAGATGTAGAAAGATCTATTCTGCAACGCCATGTCGAATACGGACGATATCTAACGACATCTTATGCAG TTTTCATGCATACGATACAAGTTTCTTACATACTGAAGCCATTCCTGCTGACGCTCTTAGAAATCAATACGACAAATTCTACTAAGACGTCTGCATCCAAATTGCCATTTCACGTCGAATACGGTGTGGACGCAGATCAATATTTCTACCCAATAGCGATTCACTGTTATCTAGCTATATTCGCTCACATATTTAGTACAATCGCGATAGACTCCTTGTATTGTACACTGATTCAGCATGCCTGTGGGATGTTCTCCATTATTGG ACACGTGCTAGAGGATATTGGTAAAAACAATAACgctaatttttctttgaatctAAACAAGATAAGTGACGATGACTACAAGAAGACATTGGATTGCTTACGTAAACACTTGCAAGTATTGCA ATTTACGGATTTAATCGAGTCTACGTTCACAAAAATACTTTTTGTCAGCGTTAATCTGAATGTGATTTGTGGAAGTGTAACCGGTATAGCG ATGATAATGAATTTAAACAAAGGTATTCACGAAATAGCAGCACCTTTGTCTGTTTACGTCGCGCAACTCGTTCATATCTTTTTACAATTCTGGCAAGCACAGTTTTTGTTAGATTACAGTATTGTTCCATGTGAATCTAT TTGCAGAGCAAATTGGTATTTTACTTCGAAGAGATGTCAAAAgctttttctattaattatgaCTAGAACTGTAACACCGTGCAGAATAACTGCCGGCAAAATTGTTACTTTATCAATCGAAAGCTTTGGTTCG GTTCTGAAAACGATGATGTCTTATTTTACGATGCTACGCTCCTTCCAGTGA
- the LOC105205421 gene encoding eukaryotic translation initiation factor 2-alpha kinase 1 isoform X1, translating to MSKFEKSRLASLLADFFVHSSDRALPGRHGQDGNCLQFDTWNPRAISQSCQSAFALCGVMADAREDSKYAGCETTGSMEQTNHPWNTLETITTFDQGTSNNTNSTICVDNDIQNNGKVVPQTGHQVTQATGVLIESLLQQLCAMLEGDKDRRNKLYNDICKKLYDLQLINDTYNTAEFDVLRARYQSAFYRMLTVARAQPESENVLSIPKLFLMPRLFRYHEEFQEICFIARGGFGEVYKALHRLDGIKYAVKKIAIPVDRIEMMQQQMNEVRTLAKLKHPNIVSYNAAWIEPLPSYTSNASSTNHKSSQYHTSKYHKKNSKSSSLDIKDLFDDKYNLNPNKSKLHNKHDILFNIKVSCTTDTDIRTKKHNKIHRNTDSNINHDTISVRFEELDSSTNLMEEKIVKENIEECTEEFSSDIVSFRNSKSNENLDEAIVNTDTSNSSSCEESNREVCIYTSNKNKSFYILYIQMALCEQTLEQWLRGKISVTPEPIVKAVFQQIVCGVDYIHSQKIVHHDIKPSNIFISTTGQLQIQLGDFGLACPLQKEHHSAVGTHVYAAPEQLEGKCDPKSDIYSIGVVLVELLISIKTRMELAYIIGSLKSDEIPEALKQHKWAQLVKQLVQTNPAKRPSTSQLLQDLNHDKDATINRLKDIIVHLENDNHIKDGKIQDLLQEIALLKEKLSVK from the exons ATGTCAAAATTCGAGAAATCACGTCTCGCCTCGTTGCTCGCGGATTTTTTCGTCCACTCGTCTGATCGAGCGTTGCCTGGACGTCATGGCCAAGACGGAAAT TGTTTACAGTTCGATACGTGGAACCCCAGAGCTATCAGCCAGTCCTGTCAGTCTGCTTTCGCACTGTGCGGCGTTATGGCGGATGCGAGGGAGGACTCGAAATACGCCGGTTGCGAAACGACCGGGAGTATGGAACAAACGAACCATCCTTGGAATACCCTCGAGACCATAACCACATTCGATCAAG GAACAAGTAACAACACGAATTCGACGATTTGTGTCGATAATGACATTCAAAACAATGGGAAAGTTGTGCCACAAACGGGACATCAAGTGACTCAAGCTACTGGTGTTTTAATCGAATCACTTCTACAACAATTATGTGCTATGTTAGAAGGAGACAAAGAtcgtagaaataaattatacaatg ATATTTGTAAGAAACTATAtgatttgcaattaattaatgaCACCTACAATACTGCAGAATTTGATGTGCTGAGAGCAAGGTACCAAAGTGCTTTCTATCGCATGCTCACAGTTGCTCGTGCTCAGCCTGAAAGTGAaaatgttctatctataccgaa GCTTTTTCTAATGCCAAGATTGTTTCGTTACCATGAAGAATTTCAGGAAATTTGCTTTATTGCTCGTGGAGGGTTTGGCGAAGTTTACAAAGCGCTGCATCGTCTCGATGGTATCAAATATGCAgttaaaaaaatagcaatacCCGTTGATCGTATAGAGATGATGCAGCAGCAAATGAATGAAGTAAGGACATTGGCTAAATTAAAACATCCTAATATTGTTTCCTACAATGCAGCTTGGATTGAACCATTGCCGTCCTATACTTCGAACGCATCATCCACAAATCATAAATCATCACAATACCATACATCAAAataccataaaaaaaattcgaagtcCAGTTCGCTGGATATCAAAGACTTATTCGATGATAAATACAATCTGAATCCTAATAAAAGTAAGCTAcataataaacatgatatattatttaatattaaagtatcTTGTACAACAGATACAGATATAAGAACGAAGAAACACAATAAGATACATAGGAATACTGACAGTAACATTAATCACGACACTATTAGTGTAAGATTTGAAGAACTCGATTCATCGACTAATCTTATGGAAGAAAAAATAGTTAAGGAAAACATAGAAGAATGTACTGAAGAATTCAGTTCGGACATAGTATCTTTTCGAAATAGCAAGAGTAATGAAAATCTAGATGAAGCAATTGTAAATACAGATACTAGTAATAGTTCTTCTTGTGAAGAATCTAATCGAGAAGTTTGTATATATACTTCCAATAAA AATAAATCATTCTATATCTTATACATTCAAATGGCCTTATGTGAGCAAACACTTGAACAATGGCTGCGTGGTAAAATAAGTGTAACGCCCGAACCGATAGTTAAAGCGGTGTTTCAACAGATTGTTTGTGGAGTGGACTATATACATTCTCAAAAAATTGTACATCACGACATAAAG CCAAGCAACATATTTATTTCGACAACTGGACAACTCCAGATTCAATTAGGTGATTTTGGTTTAGCTTGTCCATTACAAAAAGAGCACCATTCCGCGGTGGGTACTCACGTATATGCAGCACCAGAACAACTAGAAGGAAAGTGTGATCCAAAG AGTGATATCTATAGTATAGGGGTTGTCCTTGTTGagcttttaatttcaataaaaactcGAATGGAGTTAGCTTATATAATTGGTTCCTTAAAATCTGACGAAATACCAGAAGCTCTCAAGCAACATAAGTGG GCACAACTAGTCAAGCAGTTAGTGCAAACGAATCCTGCCAAAAGGCCATCGACAAGTCAGCTCCTGCAGGATCTTAATCACGATAAAGATGCAACAATAAATAGATTAAAAGACATTATCGTGCatttagaaaatgataatcATATTAAAGATGGCAAAATTCAAGACCTACTACAAGAAATTGcgttattaaaagaaaagttaagtGTTAAATAA
- the LOC105205401 gene encoding odorant receptor 13a isoform X1 — MTDKKDIWKSRYYLILRTYMTISGLWPYRSLRERCIHFIPTFALCFSILIPQSMYVLIASDINEVIEGLTSALISIAFSWKVMCIMFDKNVKSCLKTIKKDWLSLKTDVERSILQRHVEYGRYLTTSYAVFMHTIQVSYILKPFLLTLLEINTTNSTKTSASKLPFHVEYGVDADQYFYPIAIHCYLAIFAHIFSTIAIDSLYCTLIQHACGMFSIIGHVLEDIGKNNNANFSLNLNKISDDDYKKTLDCLRKHLQVLQFTDLIESTFTKILFVSVNLNVICGSVTGIAMIMNLNKGIHEIAAPLSVYVAQLVHIFLQFWQAQFLLDYSIVPCESICRANWYFTSKRCQKLFLLIMTRTVTPCRITAGKIVTLSIESFGSVLKTMMSYFTMLRSFQ, encoded by the exons ATGACAGACAAGAAAGACATTTGGAAAAGTCGGTACTATCTTATCCTTAGAACTTATATGACCATATCAGGCTTATGGCCGTACCGTAGTCTTCGCGAGAGATGCATACACTTTATACCGACGTTTGCATTGTGCTTCAGTATTCTGATACCCCAG TCAATGTACGTGTTAATTGCTTCGGATATTAATGAAGTGATAGAAGGTCTAACATCAGCGTTAATCAGTATAGCATTCAGCTGGAAAGTAATGTGTATAATGTTTGACAAAAAT GTAAAGTCTTGTCTCAAAACAATAAAGAAAGATTGGTTGTCATTAAAGACAGATGTAGAAAGATCTATTCTGCAACGCCATGTCGAATACGGACGATATCTAACGACATCTTATGCAG TTTTCATGCATACGATACAAGTTTCTTACATACTGAAGCCATTCCTGCTGACGCTCTTAGAAATCAATACGACAAATTCTACTAAGACGTCTGCATCCAAATTGCCATTTCACGTCGAATACGGTGTGGACGCAGATCAATATTTCTACCCAATAGCGATTCACTGTTATCTAGCTATATTCGCTCACATATTTAGTACAATCGCGATAGACTCCTTGTATTGTACACTGATTCAGCATGCCTGTGGGATGTTCTCCATTATTGG ACACGTGCTAGAGGATATTGGTAAAAACAATAACgctaatttttctttgaatctAAACAAGATAAGTGACGATGACTACAAGAAGACATTGGATTGCTTACGTAAACACTTGCAAGTATTGCA ATTTACGGATTTAATCGAGTCTACGTTCACAAAAATACTTTTTGTCAGCGTTAATCTGAATGTGATTTGTGGAAGTGTAACCGGTATAGCG ATGATAATGAATTTAAACAAAGGTATTCACGAAATAGCAGCACCTTTGTCTGTTTACGTCGCGCAACTCGTTCATATCTTTTTACAATTCTGGCAAGCACAGTTTTTGTTAGATTACAGTATTGTTCCATGTGAATCTAT TTGCAGAGCAAATTGGTATTTTACTTCGAAGAGATGTCAAAAgctttttctattaattatgaCTAGAACTGTAACACCGTGCAGAATAACTGCCGGCAAAATTGTTACTTTATCAATCGAAAGCTTTGGTTCG GTTCTGAAAACGATGATGTCTTATTTTACGATGCTACGCTCCTTCCAGTGA
- the LOC105205400 gene encoding divergent protein kinase domain 2A has product MILYYIRNIFRFKKWKILLLIAISIFTLKINVILQNLYPSITQLTELQKCPACYGVSACHNIHKIDLLWNDVNAIISHLFGVKNVFFGTYNQSKVVLKKLAHSSELKALDITLCSKLHLGYPCSNVPLDRYTADFYNLIRKTITSDFSQDDTSRLRLCPTIEHLDDLFYNVHLNNEHINPKQYLINLWTLVSINPEPLILQILSAEDGWPVPKYFGACGRIIIEEYIGLPLSDCYDKPWIQRVKIASSLLNAAYMFTFKNKKFSFYLTDVSADNIAVDHENVAKFIDLENIIIVDKIISQQDESKEWQKIHKNIMHFNCPNCFAFSPKDICNHHLSDHNYYAICRLLLSSGNEDPFPGGFLHDVPVNIQQQYPDIEHLLQQCAVPDSTNSRILFGQRFKALLDMILKELLSHKNIT; this is encoded by the exons ATGATTctatattatatacgtaacatttttagatttaaaaaatggaaaatattactattaattgcTATCAGCatctttactttaaaaataaatgttattttacaaaatttatatcctTCAATAACGCAGCTAACAGAACTGCAAAAGTGTCCAGCATGTTACGGGGTTTCGGCGTGTCATAACATTCATAAAATAGATCTTCTGTGGAATGATGTTAATGCGATAATCTCCCACTTGTTCGGcgttaaaaatgtattcttcGGAACATATAATCAAAGCAAAGTGGTGCTAAAGAAATTGGCACACTCTTCTGAATTGAAAGCTCTTGATATTACATTATGCAGCAAACTCCATTTGGGATATCCTTGCTCGAATGTTCCGTTAGACAGATACACAgcagatttttataatcttattagAAAGACAATTACTTCTGATTTTTCCCAAGATGATACGAGTCGCTTGAGGCTTTGTCCAACAATAGAGCATTTAGATGAtctattttacaatgttcatctTAATAATGAACACATTAATCCcaagcaatatttaattaatctttggACATTAGTTTCCATAAATCCAGAGCCACTAATTCTTCAG ATATTATCTGCTGAAGATGGATGGCCTGTACCAAAATATTTCGGAGCTTGTGGCCGAATTATTATTGAAGAATATATTGGATTGCCACTTTCCGATTGTTACGATAAACCTTGGATTCAAAGAGTGAAAATTGCTTCAAGCCTTTTAAATGCTGCTTAtatgtttacttttaaaaacaaaaagtttagtttttatttaacagATGTATCGGCCGATAATATTGCGGTTGACCATGAAAATGTAGCAAAATTTATCGATTTGgagaatattattattgttgataaaattatttctcaacagg ATGAATCAAAAGAGTGGcagaaaatacataaaaacataatGCATTTTAATTGTCCCAATTGTTTTGCATTTTCTCCGAAGGATATTTGTAATCATCATCTAAGTGATCACAATTATTATGCAATTTGTCGG CTTCTATTAAGTTCAGGAAATGAAGATCCATTTCCTGGTGGATTTCTTCATGATGTACCTGTTAATATTCAACAGCAATACCCAGATATTGAGCATTTGTTGCAACAATGCGCCGTTCCTGATTCTACTAATTCCAGAATATTATTTGGTCAGCGATTCAAGGCATTATTGGATatgattttaaaagaattactttcacacaaaaatataacataa